The nucleotide window TGGATGGACGCGACGTCCTCTCCGCTACAGTACGCGCAGTCGGCCGCGACTCTGTACGCACCCGGGGCGCCCGCGCAGGCGGCGTCAAGAAACCCTCCGTCACCGGCTGTGGCTCAGGCAAGCGCAACAAGTGATCCAACGAGGGCTTACCAAAGGACTGCATAGCAGAGACCGTCTCTGGCTCATGCCGGGCACAGTTGGCCAGCAGCCCCATTGACCCCAAGGTAATAATCGCCGAGGTACCACCAGCGGAAATCATTGGAAGCTGAATACCCGTCACCGGCGCCAAACCAATAACGTAGGCAATATTGATGAAGGCCTGCACCACCACGCCTCCGGTCAGCGTGGCAGCCAGCAGTGACAAGAAAGAATTGTTGATCCGCAAAGCCGTGCGGACACCAAAGAAAGCAAGTGCCGCGAACAGGGCGATCACCATCGTGCCGCCCCACAGGCCCAACTCTTCACCAATGATGGCGAAGATAAAGTCGTTTTTAGCCTCCGGCAGATAGAACCACTTCGCACGGGACTGGCCCAAACCAACACCCCACAGCGAACCATCCGCCAAGGACAAAAAGCCCTGGTAGGACTGGAACGCATGCCCACGCGTGTCAGCAAAGTGGCCAAACAGAGCATCAAAGTAGACGGTGAAACGGTGGGAGCGGAAACCGCCCTGGGAGGCCAAGCCCAACAGGCCCAGCACCACCGCACCAGCGGCGGCGAAAATCCACCGGCGGTTCACGCCAGCAAAATACATCACCAAGGCCACCACCAGCAGGTAAGCCATAGCCATGCCGATATCGCCCTGCAGGACAATCAGCAGCAAAAACCCACCGGCAACAGCGGTGAAGGTGGCAAACCTACTGCTCCAGCCCCGGCTGTCAGCCCGGCCGACCTCAGGAGCTAAGTAGAACGAGCCCCACACGGCGATCGCTACCTTCGCTACCTCCGAAGGCTGCAGACGCAAAGGACCGAGCACAATCCACGACTGGGAACCGACCTCTTCCTTACCCGTACCAATACCTGGAATGAGCACCAGAAGAAGTAGCACAGCGGTGATAACCAGCAGCAGCGGTGCCAAACGCTGGATATGCGCGGGGTTCATCCTCAACCCCACCCACATTGCGACAAAGCCAGCAACCACCATGACCGCCTGGCGGATGGTGATCGCCCACGGGGAGGCATCGTCAATGACAGACCATGTCATCGACGAGCTCATCACCATGATCAAACCAAAAAAGGCGAGGATAGTCACCGTCGCCAAAATCATGTAGTAGTCCGTCATGGGGCGCGCCAACACGTCGGCAACAAACCCGGACACGCGTCCCTTCGGTGGGCGGACGTGTTCGCGTTTCTGGGCGGGAGTGCTCATCGCGCAAACCTCCTGGCGGCATCGGCGAACAGGTCACCGCGCTGCCCCATACCTGTAAACATGTCTAATGACGCCGCGGCCGGCGCCAGCACCACAGATTGCCCGGGTTGGGCCGCAGCAGCTGCCGCAGCGACAAGTTCCTCCGTGGCTGCCACCGGGTCGGTGCTGTCTGTCACGACAATGGGTAGATCGGGGCGGGCATCCAGCAGCGCTTGGCGGATTACCTCGCGATCGACCCCCATCAAGTAGGCTGCTGCCATATGCGGTGCGTGCTCGCGCACTAGCTCGGCAACATCCGCACCCTTGAGCTGGCCACCAGCAACCCAGTGCACTCCACTTTGGCCACGCAGTGCGGCATCCGCAGCGTGTGGATTGGTGGCCTTGGAATTATCAACAAAAGCCACCCCGTTATGTTCGTGTACCACCTGGCCACGGTGCCCGGAAACTTCAAAAGTATCCAATGCGCGGGCGATAGCCTGCGGTTCAACGCCCTGCGAACGCGCCAATGCCGCTGCCGCCAACGCATCGTACACGCCCGCCGGTCCTGCCGGGGAAATCCCCTCGGCGCTAGCTAGCACTCCTCCACCGAACGCACGGTCAACGAGCATCCCATCTTCCACACCGAGCTCGCCGTCCAGCGGAATGCCGCTACCAAAAGCGATAACGTCGCGGGCGCCAGCGACCCGCACCACCGCGGCGTCATCACGGGAAATAATCGCAACATCGCTATCAAGCAACTTGGCTTTGGCCAGCGCATAGGCATCGAAACTTCCGTGCCAATCGATGTGATCATCAGCCAAGTTCAACAGCACCCCAGCTGCCGGGTGGATCGTCGACGACCAGTGCAGCTGGAAACTGGACAGTTCCGCGACAATGACATCAATTCGGGGCTCCGCCAGCAGCGCATCGCTCACCGAGACCCCAATGTTGCCCACGGCCTCTGCTTTAAAGCCGCCCTCGGACAACATGGCTGCAGCCATCGCCGTGGTTGTGGTCTTTCCGTTGGTGCCGGTGATCGCCAACCACGTGCGGGGCGCACCACACGCACCGGCGGAATCCAGGCGCCACGCCAATTCGACGTCACCAATGACCTCAACGCCAGCCTCAGCAGCCGCCACCAGAACAGCCGAATCGGGCCGCCACCCCGGCGACGTCACCACCAAATCAACCGAATCCAAGGATTCGCGCAGCTGCGCGGTTGACCACGCTTCGACCTCCGTAGCCTCCTGCACGCGGAAACGCGCGGTCTCATTATCGTCGGCCACCCGAACATCCGCCCCAACGCGTGCAAGAAGACGGGCACACCCCGCGCCAGACACACCGGCACCCGCAACAACGACACGGCCCAGAGACTCAGCCGAAAACTCACACATCGGAACTCCTTACGCAGCAACCGGCCTAAACGCCAGCAGCCGTCAACCAATCCGTGTAGAACAACGCAATGCCGATCATGCAGGCCATCGCGGTAATCAA belongs to Corynebacterium argentoratense DSM 44202 and includes:
- a CDS encoding FtsW/RodA/SpoVE family cell cycle protein, yielding MSTPAQKREHVRPPKGRVSGFVADVLARPMTDYYMILATVTILAFFGLIMVMSSSMTWSVIDDASPWAITIRQAVMVVAGFVAMWVGLRMNPAHIQRLAPLLLVITAVLLLLVLIPGIGTGKEEVGSQSWIVLGPLRLQPSEVAKVAIAVWGSFYLAPEVGRADSRGWSSRFATFTAVAGGFLLLIVLQGDIGMAMAYLLVVALVMYFAGVNRRWIFAAAGAVVLGLLGLASQGGFRSHRFTVYFDALFGHFADTRGHAFQSYQGFLSLADGSLWGVGLGQSRAKWFYLPEAKNDFIFAIIGEELGLWGGTMVIALFAALAFFGVRTALRINNSFLSLLAATLTGGVVVQAFINIAYVIGLAPVTGIQLPMISAGGTSAIITLGSMGLLANCARHEPETVSAMQSFGKPSLDHLLRLPEPQPVTEGFLTPPARAPRVRTESRPTARTVAERTSRPSMLQDRDSRPTRNSRPTRNSRPTRRTK
- the murD gene encoding UDP-N-acetylmuramoyl-L-alanine--D-glutamate ligase, whose protein sequence is MCEFSAESLGRVVVAGAGVSGAGCARLLARVGADVRVADDNETARFRVQEATEVEAWSTAQLRESLDSVDLVVTSPGWRPDSAVLVAAAEAGVEVIGDVELAWRLDSAGACGAPRTWLAITGTNGKTTTTAMAAAMLSEGGFKAEAVGNIGVSVSDALLAEPRIDVIVAELSSFQLHWSSTIHPAAGVLLNLADDHIDWHGSFDAYALAKAKLLDSDVAIISRDDAAVVRVAGARDVIAFGSGIPLDGELGVEDGMLVDRAFGGGVLASAEGISPAGPAGVYDALAAAALARSQGVEPQAIARALDTFEVSGHRGQVVHEHNGVAFVDNSKATNPHAADAALRGQSGVHWVAGGQLKGADVAELVREHAPHMAAAYLMGVDREVIRQALLDARPDLPIVVTDSTDPVAATEELVAAAAAAAQPGQSVVLAPAAASLDMFTGMGQRGDLFADAARRFAR